A genome region from Nocardia higoensis includes the following:
- a CDS encoding HAD-IIA family hydrolase produces the protein MKRLRDRYEALLLDLDGTLYRGAAVIDGAPQALAGTQGSAQRLAYVTNNASRGPETVAAHLAELGYPATPDDVVTSAQAAVRLLAEKLTPGAAVLVVGSEDLAAEVATAGLTPVRRYDGEMPAAVVQGHSPDTAWADLAEAAYALRAGALWVAANTDKTLPNERGLAPGNGAMVAALRAASDLEPVVAGKPFAPLLDDAVARVGTRAALVVGDRLDTDIEGADRVALDSLLVLTGVSTLDELAAAGSRRIPTYVAHSLDALNHPPVDTDTDLDLAERLRRHPGRAVTVRASRSEIR, from the coding sequence GTGAAGCGGTTACGAGATCGCTACGAGGCGTTGCTGCTCGACCTGGACGGCACGCTGTACCGGGGCGCGGCGGTGATCGACGGAGCGCCCCAGGCGCTGGCGGGCACACAGGGCTCGGCGCAGCGGCTCGCCTACGTGACGAACAACGCCAGTCGTGGGCCCGAGACGGTGGCCGCGCATCTGGCCGAACTCGGTTACCCGGCCACACCGGACGATGTGGTCACCAGCGCGCAGGCCGCCGTCCGGCTGCTCGCCGAGAAGCTCACTCCCGGCGCCGCGGTGCTCGTCGTCGGCTCCGAGGACCTGGCGGCCGAGGTCGCGACGGCCGGGCTGACGCCGGTCCGGCGCTATGACGGGGAGATGCCCGCGGCGGTCGTGCAGGGGCATTCGCCGGATACGGCGTGGGCCGATCTGGCCGAGGCCGCCTATGCGCTGCGGGCGGGTGCGCTGTGGGTGGCCGCCAACACCGACAAGACCTTGCCGAACGAGCGGGGCCTGGCGCCAGGCAACGGCGCGATGGTGGCCGCCTTACGCGCGGCATCCGATCTGGAGCCGGTGGTGGCGGGCAAGCCGTTCGCGCCGCTGCTCGACGACGCTGTCGCCCGCGTCGGCACCAGGGCCGCGTTGGTGGTGGGCGACCGGCTCGACACCGATATCGAGGGTGCCGACCGGGTGGCCCTGGACTCGCTGCTGGTGCTGACCGGCGTGAGCACCCTGGACGAATTGGCCGCGGCCGGTTCGCGGCGGATACCGACGTACGTCGCGCACAGCCTGGACGCGTTGAACCATCCGCCGGTGGACACCGACACGGACCTCGACCTCGCCGAGCGGTTGCGTCGGCACCCCGGTAGGGCGGTGACGGTTCGCGCGTCCCGTTCGGAAATCCGATAG
- a CDS encoding TlyA family RNA methyltransferase has product MARRARVDAELVRRGLARSREHAVELIGAGRVLIAGTVATKPATAVEAGTPLVVREQPDEVQWASRGAHKLLGALERFEPEGLSVAGKRCLDAGASTGGFTDVLLSRQAREVVAVDVGYGQLVWRLRNDDRVRVFDRTNVRSLTPEAIDGTVELVVGDLSFISLALVLPALAACSADGADLLPMVKPQFEVGKDRVGSGGVVRDARLRAEAVCEVAAAAAEHGLRTLGVVASPLPGPSGNVEYFLWLRKIGTGGVDYDGDQVRELVTRAVEEGPQ; this is encoded by the coding sequence GTGGCCAGGCGTGCGCGAGTGGACGCCGAGCTGGTTCGTCGCGGATTGGCCCGATCGCGTGAGCACGCGGTGGAGCTGATCGGCGCGGGCCGCGTCCTGATAGCCGGAACAGTGGCGACGAAGCCCGCCACCGCCGTGGAAGCGGGCACTCCGCTGGTGGTGCGTGAGCAACCCGACGAGGTGCAATGGGCCTCGCGTGGCGCGCACAAATTGCTGGGCGCGCTGGAGCGGTTCGAACCCGAGGGCCTGTCGGTGGCGGGGAAGCGCTGCCTGGACGCGGGCGCCTCGACAGGTGGTTTCACCGATGTGCTGCTCAGTCGTCAGGCCCGTGAGGTGGTCGCGGTCGATGTCGGTTACGGCCAGCTGGTGTGGCGGCTGCGCAATGACGATCGGGTGCGGGTGTTCGACCGCACCAATGTGCGCTCTCTGACGCCGGAGGCGATCGACGGCACGGTCGAATTGGTGGTCGGGGACTTGTCGTTCATCTCCCTCGCCTTGGTGCTGCCCGCGCTCGCGGCGTGTTCGGCCGACGGCGCCGACCTGCTGCCGATGGTGAAACCCCAGTTCGAGGTCGGCAAGGACCGGGTGGGTTCCGGCGGCGTGGTGCGTGATGCGCGATTGCGCGCCGAAGCGGTGTGCGAGGTCGCCGCGGCCGCCGCCGAACACGGCCTGCGGACCCTCGGTGTGGTGGCCAGTCCGCTGCCGGGGCCGTCCGGGAACGTCGAGTACTTCCTGTGGCTGCGCAAGATCGGCACCGGCGGGGTCGACTACGACGGCGACCAGGTGCGTGAGCTCGTCACGCGAGCGGTCGAGGAGGGCCCGCAATGA